Proteins encoded in a region of the Veillonella parvula genome:
- the cas2 gene encoding CRISPR-associated endonuclease Cas2, whose amino-acid sequence MRILVMFDLPTLTSEDRKEYRSFRKYLIVSGFLMLQESVYSKLVLNTTSANLIMEHVRKNKPPSGSLFMLTVTEKQFSRMEIVVGDKQSEVIDSTERVLVI is encoded by the coding sequence ATGAGAATACTAGTAATGTTTGACTTGCCGACGTTAACATCGGAAGATCGAAAAGAATATAGGAGTTTTAGAAAGTATTTAATTGTATCTGGCTTTCTTATGTTACAAGAGTCTGTATATTCAAAGTTAGTTCTTAATACAACTAGTGCCAATCTTATCATGGAGCATGTACGCAAAAATAAGCCACCTAGTGGCAGCTTGTTTATGTTAACTGTTACAGAAAAGCAGTTTTCAAGAATGGAAATTGTAGTTGGAGATAAGCAAAGTGAAGTTATAGACTCCACAGAGAGGGTGCTCGTGATATGA
- the cas1 gene encoding type II CRISPR-associated endonuclease Cas1: MSWRTVVIGSRSKLDFKMNYMIIRKDFETTKVYIDEIYMLIIESTAVSLTAVLLNELIKKKVAIVFCDEKRNPASEVLPLHGSHNSSKRCREQAEWSKDVQAYIWTEIVRHKIMNQADLLKHQELAEADLLYQYLDELTLNDETQREGHAAKVYFNALFGKSFSRDQDNPINAALNYGYAILLSAVNREILSLGYITQLGLNHCNQFNPYNLGSDLMEPLRGFVDAVVIKLKPTEFDRNVKLSLIELLSEDVKINDTIQTFSAAIRIYCKSVFDALRTQDVNQIRFIEYEL, from the coding sequence ATGAGTTGGCGCACAGTAGTCATAGGTAGTCGTTCGAAGTTAGACTTTAAAATGAATTACATGATTATTCGCAAGGACTTTGAGACGACTAAAGTATATATTGATGAAATCTATATGTTGATTATTGAATCTACGGCGGTGAGTCTCACCGCCGTACTCCTAAATGAATTGATTAAAAAGAAGGTAGCTATTGTCTTTTGTGATGAGAAACGCAACCCTGCTAGTGAGGTTCTTCCATTACACGGTAGTCATAATAGTAGTAAACGCTGCCGGGAGCAAGCTGAGTGGTCTAAAGATGTACAAGCTTATATTTGGACTGAAATTGTACGGCATAAAATTATGAATCAAGCCGACTTATTGAAGCATCAAGAGTTGGCTGAGGCAGATTTGTTATATCAATATCTAGATGAGTTGACCTTAAACGATGAAACTCAACGTGAAGGGCATGCCGCAAAGGTATATTTCAATGCCTTGTTTGGAAAATCATTTTCTCGGGACCAAGATAATCCTATTAATGCAGCCCTTAATTATGGATATGCTATATTACTTTCAGCAGTAAATCGAGAAATTTTATCCTTAGGATATATTACACAGCTAGGGCTAAATCACTGTAATCAATTTAATCCGTATAATCTAGGATCTGATTTAATGGAACCATTACGTGGATTTGTTGATGCAGTAGTTATCAAGTTAAAACCTACAGAATTCGACCGTAATGTAAAGCTTTCACTTATAGAACTTTTATCTGAAGATGTAAAGATTAATGATACTATTCAAACATTTAGTGCAGCAATTCGTATTTATTGTAAAAGTGTATTTGATGCATTACGTACTCAAGATGTTAATCAAATTAGGTTTATAGAATATGAGCTATAG